The genomic interval CCCCTGAATCCTGCGAATGGACCTGAGTAATCATAGTTGTGAAGCTGTTTGGAAGGTACGCCAAACTTCTCAATAATGTACTTGTCTTTAATTCCGGAGCAGACCATATCCGGCTTCATCTTTTTGATCAGGTACTCCAGTTCGATGTGGCTTATGTCGTCAATAACCAAAGTGCCTTCGCCCATGTCCTCCCACATTCCGCCATAGGAACCAAGCACACCTTCTTCCTTAAGGACTTTATAGTATTCGGGTTCTATCCTTGGTTTATAGCGCTCAGGGTCCGGCTCCACTTTCAATTCCTCGATATTTTTGCTGTCCGCGTCTAGCTTGATAGTCGGAATAACGTGACGGCCTTCGTAGTCGTCGCGGTGGGCGAACTCATAACTGGCAACAATCGGCTCCATACCCAAATCACGAAAGAGATCCTGGTAGTGGTGGGCCCGTGAACCACCTACAAAAAGCATAACGCTCTTGCCCTTGAGACGCTCTTTGTAAGGAGCAATCTTTGCCTCGGCCTCGGCTGTTTCTTCCTCAATGACCTTTTCAATACGCTCGGTCAGTTCGGGATCATTAAAAACACGGGCTATCTTACGCAGGGACTTGGCCATGGCCTTAATGCCAATAAA from Desulfovulcanus ferrireducens carries:
- a CDS encoding nitrogenase component 1, with the translated sequence FIGIKAMAKSLRKIARVFNDPELTERIEKVIEEETAEAEAKIAPYKERLKGKSVMLFVGGSRAHHYQDLFRDLGMEPIVASYEFAHRDDYEGRHVIPTIKLDADSKNIEELKVEPDPERYKPRIEPEYYKVLKEEGVLGSYGGMWEDMGEGTLVIDDISHIELEYLIKKMKPDMVCSGIKDKYIIEKFGVPSKQLHNYDYSGPFAGFRGAVKFARELDMMIHNPVWELLKAPWEKGPTLKAELNG